Proteins from a single region of Dysosmobacter acutus:
- a CDS encoding DUF4397 domain-containing protein has protein sequence MPTEKNLRDVPATPLPENTPVVPLPPIVPDEGDTPVVPLPPIVDQPPAANPDQTPVIPLPPIVDQPPAANPDQTPVIPLPPIVGQPPAANPDQTPVIPLPPIVGIPMPGVRPEYPGYATVRFLNAVADGEPVRVAVGSRTVANNLAFGNLGNYFNVIDGFRTVTIYSVRSPRTVLYQSSVPMSAGEVITLAIVRSGGVLDLVRVSDKPCNNRPANRACIRAVNLVYNSPALDVVLADGRVVFTDVRYKEVTIWRQARPKEYDFYIAQTPYSLNRMYDDIQTVEDLPLAMAGYYLPGYGSVDPLVSFYVNARAGAMDTIYILGNWNISQVIRTKVVEDY, from the coding sequence ATGCCAACAGAAAAAAATCTCCGGGATGTACCGGCAACGCCGCTGCCGGAAAACACCCCTGTTGTTCCCTTGCCACCCATCGTACCGGATGAGGGAGACACCCCGGTGGTTCCCCTGCCGCCCATCGTGGATCAGCCTCCCGCGGCAAATCCGGACCAGACGCCGGTAATTCCCCTGCCGCCCATTGTGGACCAGCCTCCCGCAGCGAATCCGGACCAGACGCCGGTAATTCCTCTGCCGCCCATCGTGGGTCAGCCTCCCGCGGCGAATCCGGACCAGACCCCGGTGATCCCTCTGCCGCCCATTGTGGGCATCCCCATGCCCGGCGTCCGCCCGGAGTACCCCGGATACGCGACGGTTCGTTTTCTCAACGCTGTAGCGGACGGAGAGCCCGTCCGGGTGGCGGTAGGATCCAGAACCGTGGCCAACAATCTGGCGTTTGGAAACCTTGGCAATTATTTCAATGTGATTGACGGATTCCGTACAGTCACCATCTACAGCGTCCGTTCTCCCCGGACTGTGCTCTACCAGAGCAGCGTACCCATGAGCGCCGGGGAAGTGATCACCCTGGCCATCGTGCGCTCCGGCGGAGTGCTGGATCTGGTGCGGGTGTCGGATAAACCCTGCAACAACCGCCCGGCCAACCGGGCCTGCATCCGCGCGGTGAATCTGGTCTACAACAGCCCGGCCCTCGATGTGGTGCTGGCGGACGGCCGGGTGGTCTTTACGGATGTGCGCTATAAAGAAGTAACGATCTGGCGTCAGGCGCGGCCCAAGGAGTATGATTTCTACATTGCCCAGACCCCGTACTCACTCAATCGGATGTATGACGATATCCAGACTGTGGAGGACCTGCCTCTGGCCATGGCAGGCTACTATCTGCCGGGCTACGGTTCCGTGGATCCTCTGGTGTCCTTCTACGTAAATGCCAGAGCCGGAGCCATGGATACCATCTATATCCTGGGCAACTGGAACATTTCCCAGGTAATCCGCACCAAAGTGGTGGAAGATTATTAA
- a CDS encoding helix-turn-helix transcriptional regulator — protein MEYKITLRAARINANLNQAEVAAELGVSTESVANWERGKVPLKATTLVRLCHLYGVPIDNILLP, from the coding sequence ATGGAGTACAAGATTACGCTCAGGGCAGCACGGATCAACGCCAATCTGAACCAAGCTGAGGTTGCTGCGGAACTTGGTGTCTCAACAGAGTCAGTTGCAAACTGGGAACGGGGAAAGGTTCCGCTGAAGGCCACGACTCTGGTGCGGCTGTGCCATTTATACGGTGTCCCTATCGACAATATTTTGCTGCCATAA
- a CDS encoding helix-turn-helix domain-containing protein, with translation MVFAKNLNRVMLEKSIKQIDIVNQLHVAKGTVSAWCAGQNIPRTDRLSELLQLLHVELSDLLLEKPRRDDLRADLLLSFDALSPEAQKEVLAFIAFKKTQEPKPARRSRSAGKRIPFPQKGDIPIVARGGPVGQISQDAARILELKAQETDEEP, from the coding sequence GTGGTATTTGCAAAAAATCTCAACCGGGTGATGTTGGAAAAATCCATCAAACAAATTGACATTGTGAATCAGCTCCATGTTGCAAAGGGTACAGTGTCCGCCTGGTGCGCGGGACAGAATATTCCCCGGACGGACAGGCTCAGCGAGCTGCTTCAGCTCCTGCATGTGGAGCTCTCCGACCTGCTTTTGGAAAAACCCCGGAGGGATGATCTCCGGGCGGATCTTTTGCTGTCTTTTGACGCCCTCTCCCCGGAGGCGCAAAAGGAAGTTCTGGCTTTCATCGCCTTCAAAAAGACTCAGGAACCCAAACCCGCCCGCCGCTCACGCTCTGCCGGGAAGCGAATCCCCTTTCCCCAGAAGGGCGATATTCCCATTGTCGCCCGGGGTGGTCCGGTGGGTCAGATTTCACAGGACGCCGCCCGCATCCTGGAGTTGAAGGCCCAAGAAACAGATGAAGAGCCTTGA
- a CDS encoding ImmA/IrrE family metallo-endopeptidase — protein MSSYGKYTGARDASWQCLLDCQISSLPVQVNELGGRLGIRLYKYTVNREPIIEAGLGAYLAADGFSLQAPSGQLMVFFNDRYSHHRIRFTVAHEYGHILLGHMGHIVCPHGALLSSPDPKKERDANVFASRLLAPACVLWGCGAQTAEEIAQLCDISKDAAQVRAQRMQLLRRRNAWLRSPLERSVFTQFQPYIEANKL, from the coding sequence ATGAGTTCCTATGGAAAGTATACCGGCGCCAGAGACGCCAGCTGGCAGTGCCTGCTTGACTGCCAGATCTCCTCTCTGCCGGTACAGGTCAATGAATTGGGAGGCCGTCTGGGGATTCGTCTCTATAAATACACAGTCAATCGGGAGCCGATCATTGAAGCGGGCCTTGGGGCATATCTGGCTGCCGACGGTTTTTCACTTCAAGCCCCTTCCGGACAACTGATGGTCTTTTTCAACGACCGCTACAGCCATCATCGGATCCGTTTTACTGTGGCCCATGAGTACGGCCACATTCTGTTGGGGCACATGGGACATATAGTCTGTCCCCACGGCGCGCTGCTGTCCTCTCCGGACCCCAAAAAGGAGCGGGACGCCAATGTGTTCGCCTCCCGCCTTTTGGCGCCGGCCTGTGTTCTGTGGGGCTGCGGCGCACAGACGGCAGAGGAGATCGCCCAGCTGTGCGATATCTCCAAGGATGCTGCTCAGGTCCGCGCGCAGCGCATGCAGCTTCTGCGCCGCCGAAACGCCTGGCTGCGCTCCCCTTTGGAGCGCAGTGTCTTCACCCAGTTCCAGCCCTATATCGAGGCCAACAAGCTCTGA